A genomic region of Azoarcus sp. KH32C contains the following coding sequences:
- a CDS encoding TlpA disulfide reductase family protein, with the protein MKRPGTALLVVAVAALSALAGYWMQHRLRSDDVPAVTAEQGAPILALTLPDTDNRPQALGQWRGKVLVVNFWATWCPPCLRELPEFSEVARRHADQPVQFVGISIDRIENVRHFVSNTQIPYPLLIGSPEIVNLTVPLGNTARALPFTAILDQGGALRFVKLGTLNADELAGKIRALLDRP; encoded by the coding sequence ATGAAGCGCCCGGGCACCGCGCTCCTTGTCGTCGCCGTCGCGGCACTCTCGGCGCTCGCCGGGTATTGGATGCAACACCGCCTGCGATCCGACGACGTGCCTGCGGTGACGGCCGAGCAAGGGGCGCCCATCCTGGCCCTGACCCTGCCGGACACGGACAATCGCCCGCAAGCGCTTGGGCAATGGCGCGGCAAGGTGCTTGTCGTGAATTTCTGGGCGACCTGGTGCCCACCTTGCCTGCGCGAACTGCCCGAATTCTCCGAGGTCGCCCGCCGCCATGCCGACCAGCCGGTGCAGTTCGTCGGCATCAGTATCGACCGCATCGAAAATGTGCGGCATTTTGTAAGCAACACCCAAATTCCATATCCGTTGCTGATAGGCTCGCCGGAAATCGTGAACCTCACCGTTCCGCTCGGCAACACAGCTCGCGCACTGCCATTCACAGCAATCTTGGACCAAGGCGGGGCGCTGCGATTTGTGAAGCTGGGTACCTTGAACGCCGACGAACTAGCAGGCAAAATCCGCGCACTGCTCGACAGACCCTGA
- a CDS encoding BON domain-containing protein produces the protein MNQKQALIRNRALILALAAATTLPLLQGCIPLVAGGVGAGAVIASDRRTSGTYIEDEGIEWRANSALKDRLGDAVHINVTSYNRNVLLTGEAPTEAHRAEAERVAGGINNVKGVINEIQVAGISSLTSRGNDSLLTSKVKARFVDAAQFSAHRVKVVTEASTVYLLGLVTRREADAASELARRTDGVRKVVRAFEYITDQQARQLDGVSDKQQ, from the coding sequence ACCGCGCACTCATCCTGGCCCTCGCGGCGGCAACCACGCTACCGCTGTTGCAGGGCTGCATACCGCTCGTCGCCGGCGGGGTGGGGGCCGGCGCCGTGATCGCCTCCGACCGGCGCACCTCAGGCACCTACATCGAGGACGAAGGGATCGAGTGGCGCGCCAACAGCGCCCTCAAGGACCGCTTGGGCGATGCGGTGCATATCAACGTCACGTCCTACAACCGCAACGTCCTGCTGACGGGCGAAGCGCCGACCGAAGCGCACCGCGCGGAGGCCGAGCGCGTTGCAGGCGGCATCAACAACGTCAAGGGCGTGATCAACGAGATCCAGGTCGCAGGCATCTCTTCGCTGACTTCGCGCGGCAATGATTCGCTCCTCACTTCCAAGGTGAAAGCGCGCTTCGTCGATGCGGCGCAATTCAGCGCCCACCGCGTGAAGGTCGTGACCGAGGCGAGCACGGTCTACCTGCTGGGCCTCGTGACGCGCCGCGAAGCGGACGCTGCAAGCGAACTCGCGCGCCGCACCGACGGCGTGCGCAAGGTCGTGCGAGCGTTCGAATACATCACTGACCAGCAGGCCCGTCAGCTGGACGGCGTGTCAGACAAGCAGCAGTAA
- the mpl gene encoding UDP-N-acetylmuramate:L-alanyl-gamma-D-glutamyl-meso-diaminopimelate ligase, giving the protein MHIHILGICGTFMGGIAQIARAAGHTVTGCDANVYPPMSTQLEQCGIALTEGYDAAQIDLAPDMFVVGNAISRGNPLLEAILDRGLPYVSGPQWLAEHVLQGRWVLAVAGTHGKTTTTSMLAWLLEDAGLNPGFLVGGVPGNFGVSARLTDSSFFVIEADEYDTAFCDKRSKFVHYRPRTAILNNLEFDHADIFADLAAIETQFHHLVRTIPASGRIIVNAGEESLKRVLGRGCWSEVEWFDDAAQWSVEVGAEEGEAIFRLRGEELGRGWMPMAGRHNRSNALAAIAAARHVGITPAQSIASLARFEGIKRRMELRGEVGGVSVYDDFAHHPTAIALTIEGLRRREPGGRILAVLEPRSNTMRLGVMKDRLPGSLALADRVFCYANGLGWDAASALAPLGERAATYEALDALVADVAADARPGDHVLVMSNGGFGGVHEKLLTALRQRS; this is encoded by the coding sequence ATGCATATCCATATTCTCGGCATCTGCGGCACCTTCATGGGAGGCATCGCCCAGATCGCGCGTGCCGCGGGGCACACGGTTACCGGCTGCGATGCGAACGTCTATCCGCCGATGAGCACGCAGCTCGAACAGTGCGGCATCGCCCTGACCGAAGGCTACGACGCGGCGCAGATCGACCTCGCTCCCGACATGTTCGTGGTCGGCAACGCGATTTCACGCGGCAACCCGCTCCTGGAAGCCATTCTCGATCGTGGCCTGCCCTACGTCTCGGGACCCCAATGGCTGGCCGAGCACGTGCTGCAGGGGCGCTGGGTGCTCGCCGTCGCCGGCACCCATGGCAAGACGACGACCACGTCGATGCTGGCGTGGCTGCTCGAGGACGCGGGCCTCAACCCGGGATTCCTCGTCGGCGGGGTGCCCGGCAATTTCGGCGTGTCGGCCCGGCTGACTGATTCATCGTTCTTCGTGATCGAAGCGGACGAATACGACACTGCGTTCTGCGACAAGCGGTCGAAGTTCGTGCATTACCGCCCGCGGACGGCGATCCTGAACAACCTCGAATTCGACCACGCCGACATCTTTGCGGACCTGGCGGCGATCGAAACCCAGTTCCATCACCTCGTGCGGACGATTCCGGCGTCGGGGCGCATCATCGTCAACGCTGGCGAGGAAAGCCTCAAGCGCGTCCTCGGGCGCGGATGCTGGTCCGAGGTGGAGTGGTTCGACGATGCCGCCCAGTGGTCGGTCGAGGTCGGCGCGGAGGAGGGGGAGGCGATCTTCCGGCTGCGCGGCGAGGAGTTGGGGCGCGGATGGATGCCGATGGCCGGCCGCCACAACCGCAGCAACGCGCTGGCCGCGATCGCCGCGGCCCGCCACGTCGGTATCACGCCGGCGCAATCGATCGCGAGCCTCGCCCGATTCGAGGGTATCAAGCGGCGGATGGAGTTGCGCGGCGAGGTCGGCGGCGTATCCGTTTACGACGATTTCGCCCATCACCCGACCGCGATTGCGTTGACCATCGAAGGTCTTCGCCGGCGCGAACCGGGGGGGCGGATTCTCGCGGTGCTCGAGCCGCGGTCGAACACGATGAGGCTCGGCGTCATGAAGGATCGCCTGCCGGGGAGCCTGGCGCTGGCGGATCGGGTGTTCTGCTACGCGAACGGGCTGGGTTGGGATGCCGCATCCGCTCTGGCGCCGCTCGGCGAGCGGGCGGCTACTTATGAAGCGCTCGACGCGCTCGTCGCCGATGTGGCAGCGGACGCACGCCCCGGTGACCACGTGCTCGTGATGAGCAACGGCGGCTTTGGCGGCGTGCACGAGAAGCTGCTCACTGCCTTGCGTCAGCGCAGCTGA